From one Nycticebus coucang isolate mNycCou1 chromosome 14, mNycCou1.pri, whole genome shotgun sequence genomic stretch:
- the NLRP6 gene encoding NACHT, LRR and PYD domains-containing protein 6 isoform X1 yields MEGSQPSCFSSGPGAAAVARELLLAALEDLSQEQLKRFRHKLRDAPANQRSIPWGRLEHADAVDLAEHLTHFYGPEPALDVARKTLKRADVRDVAARLKEQRLQRLGRSSSALLSMSEYKKRYREHVLREHAKVKERNARSVKISKRFTKLLIKPESAAAEEVLGLAEAVERERARRSDTHTFNRLFRRDPEGQRPLTVVLQGPAGIGKTMAAKKILYDWAAGKLYQGQVDFAFFLPCGELLERPGARSLADLILDQCPDRGAPVQQILGHPQRLLFILDGADELPLLDPPEARPCTDPFEATSGERVLGGLLNKALLPSARLLVTRRATAPRRLQGCLCSPQCAEVCGFSNRDKKKYFYKFFQDEWRAERAYRFVKENETLFALCFVPFVCWIVCTVLHQQLELCQDLSRTSKTTTSVYLLYIASELSSALTVNGPQVREQLRKLCHLAREGVLGHRAQFAEKDLERLQLRGSKVQRLFLIQKELPGVLETEVTYQFMDQSFQEFFAALSYLLEEEGSPWAAADGLGTLLRGDAQLRDHLVLTRRFLFGLLSAERMRDIKRHFGCAVSELVKQEALKWVQGQGCPLAALEKTQGLEDVEEPEEEEEEELSYPLELLYCLYETQEDTFVRQALCSFRELVLERVRFSRMDIAVLSYCVRCCPTGQALRLVSCSLAAVQEKKKKSLVKRLQGSLGGSSSSRTTTKQLPASPLCPLFQAMTDQQCGLRSLTLSHCKLSDAVCRDLSEALKAAPALTELGLLHSRLSEAGLRLLSEGLAWPQCQVQILRLQVPGLQGAFQYLVGILRQSPALTTLDLSGCQLPDSMVTYLCAVLQHPGCSLQTLSLTSMELNEGCIQEFRAVKIAKPDLVITHPALDSHSIPPTRFSSAL; encoded by the exons ATGGAAGGGTCACAGCCCTCCTGCTTCAG CTCGGGTCCTGGAGCTGCTGCTGTGGCCCGCGAGCTGCTGCTGGCTGCACTGGAGGACCTCAGCCAGGAGCAGCTGAAGCGCTTCCGCCACAAGCTGCGGGACGCCCCGGCTAACCAACGCAGCATCCCGTGGGGGCGACTGGAGCATGCGGACGCCGTGGACCTCGCTGAGCATCTGACCCACTTCTACGGGCCGGAGCCCGCTCTGGACGTGGCCCGAAAGACCCTGAAGCGGGCAGACGTGCGCGATGTGGCAGCGAGACTCAAGGAGCAAAGACTGCAGC GGCTCGGCCGCAGCTCCTCAGCGCTGCTCTCCATGTCTG AGTACAAGAAGCGATACCGAGAGCACGTGCTGCGGGAGCACGCCAAGGTGAAGGAGAGGAACGCCCGTTCGGTGAAGATCAGCAAGCGCTTCACCAAGCTGCTCATCAAGCCCGAGAGCGCCGCAGCCGAGGAGGTGCTGGGGCTGGCGGAGGCCGTGGAGCGCGAGCGTGCCCGGCGCTCAGACACACACACCTTCAATCGGCTGTTCCGCCGCGACCCGGAAGGCCAGCGGCCGCTGACCGTGGTGCTGCAGGGCCCAGCGGGCATCGGCAAGACCATGGCGGCCAAGAAAATCCTGTACGACTGGGCGGCAGGCAAGCTCTACCAGGGCCAGGTGGACTTCGCCTTCTTCCTGCCGTGCGGCGAGCTGCTGGAACGGCCCGGCGCGCGCAGCCTGGCCGACCTGATCCTGGATCAATGCCCGGACCGCGGTGCGCCGGTGCAGCAGATTCTGGGGCATCCACAGCGGCTCCTCTTCATCCTGGACGGCGCGGACGAGCTTCCACTTTTGGACCCCCCCGAGGCCAGGCCTTGCACAGACCCCTTCGAGGCTACGAGTGGCGAGCGGGTGCTGGGAGGGCTGCTGAACAAGGCGCTGCTGCCCTCGGCCCGCCTCCTGGTGACCAGGCGTGCCACCGCCCCGAGGAGGCTGCAGGGCTGCCTGTGCTCGCCCCAATGCGCCGAGGTTTGCGGTTTCTCCAACAGGGACAAGAAGAAATACTTCTACAAGTTCTTCCAGGACGAGTGGAGGGCCGAACGCGCCTACCGCTTCGTGAAAGAGAACGAGACCTTGTTCGCGCTGTGCTTCGTGCCCTTTGTGTGCTGGATCGTATGCACCGTGCTGCACCAGCAGCTGGAGCTCTGCCAGGACTTGTCGCGCACCTCTAAGACCACCACGTCAGTGTACCTGCTTTACATTGCCAGCGAGCTGAGCTCCGCTCTCACTGTCAACGGGCCCCAGGTGCGGGAACAGCTGCGCAAGCTGTGCCACCTGGCCCGCGAGGGGGTCCTAGGGCATCGGGCTCAATTCGCCGAGAAGGACCTGGAGCGACTCCAGCTTCGCGGCTCCAAAGTCCAGAGACTGTTCCTTATCCAGAAAGAGCTGCCGGGCGTGCTGGAGACGGAGGTCACCTACCAGTTCATGGACCAGAGCTTCCAGGAGTTCTTCGCTGCACTGTCCTACCTGCTGGAGGAGGAGGGGTCTCCCTGGGCAGCGGCTGACGGACTTGGGACGCTCCTGCGTGGGGACGCGCAGCTGCGCGACCACCTCGTGCTCACCAGGCGCTTCCTCTTCGGACTCCTGAGCGCCGAGCGGATGCGTGATATTAAGCGCCACTTTGGCTGTGCGGTCTCAGAGCTAGTGAAGCAGGAAGCCCTGAAGTGGGTGCAGGGTCAGGGCTGCCCCCTGGCGGCACTAGAGAAGACCCAAGGGCTCGAGGATGTGGAAgagccagaggaggaggaggaagaggagctcaGCTACCCGCTGGAGCTGCTGTACTGTCTGTACGAGACCCAGGAGGACACCTTCGTGCGCCAGGCCCTGTGCAGCTTCCGGGAGCTGGTGCTGGAGCGCGTGCGCTTCAGCCGCATGGACATCGCTGTTCTGAGTTACTGCGTGAGGTGTTGCCCCACTGGACAGGCACTTCGGCTGGTCAGCTGCAGCCTGGCCGCTGtacaggagaagaaaaagaagagcctGGTGAAGCGGCTGCAGGGCAGCTTGGGTGGCAGCAG CAGTTCTCGAACTACCACGAAACAACTCCCAGCCTCCCCACTTTGTCCACTCTTCCAGGCCATGACTGACCAACAGTGTGGTCTGCGCAGCCTCAC GCTGTCCCACTGCAAACTTTCGGATGCAGTCTGCAGAGACCTCTCTGAGGCTCTAAAGGCTGCCCCTGCCCTGACGGAGCTGGGCCTCCTCCACAGCCGGCTAAGTGAGGCTGGCCTGCGTTTGCTGAGCGAGGGCCTTGCCTGGCCCCAGTGCCAGGTCCAGATACTTAG GCTGCAGGTGCCTGGCCTCCAGGGAGCCTTCCAGTACCTGGTAGGCATCCTTCGGCAGAGCCCTGCCCTGACCACACTGGACCTCAGTGGCTGTCAGCTGCCTGACTCCATGGTGACCTACCTGTGTGCAGTCCTGCAGCACCCAGGATGCAGCCTGCAGACCCTCag CCTGACCTCCATGGAGCTGAATGAAGGGTGCATACAGGAGTTTCGGGCTGTGAAGATAGCAAAGCCAGATCTGGTCATCACACACCCAGCATTGGACAGCCACTCTATACCTCCCACAAGATTCAGCAGTGCCCTCTGA
- the NLRP6 gene encoding NACHT, LRR and PYD domains-containing protein 6 isoform X2, which produces MEGSQPSCFSSGPGAAAVARELLLAALEDLSQEQLKRFRHKLRDAPANQRSIPWGRLEHADAVDLAEHLTHFYGPEPALDVARKTLKRADVRDVAARLKEQRLQRLGRSSSALLSMSEYKKRYREHVLREHAKVKERNARSVKISKRFTKLLIKPESAAAEEVLGLAEAVERERARRSDTHTFNRLFRRDPEGQRPLTVVLQGPAGIGKTMAAKKILYDWAAGKLYQGQVDFAFFLPCGELLERPGARSLADLILDQCPDRGAPVQQILGHPQRLLFILDGADELPLLDPPEARPCTDPFEATSGERVLGGLLNKALLPSARLLVTRRATAPRRLQGCLCSPQCAEVCGFSNRDKKKYFYKFFQDEWRAERAYRFVKENETLFALCFVPFVCWIVCTVLHQQLELCQDLSRTSKTTTSVYLLYIASELSSALTVNGPQVREQLRKLCHLAREGVLGHRAQFAEKDLERLQLRGSKVQRLFLIQKELPGVLETEVTYQFMDQSFQEFFAALSYLLEEEGSPWAAADGLGTLLRGDAQLRDHLVLTRRFLFGLLSAERMRDIKRHFGCAVSELVKQEALKWVQGQGCPLAALEKTQGLEDVEEPEEEEEEELSYPLELLYCLYETQEDTFVRQALCSFRELVLERVRFSRMDIAVLSYCVRCCPTGQALRLVSCSLAAVQEKKKKSLVKRLQGSLGGSSSRTTTKQLPASPLCPLFQAMTDQQCGLRSLTLSHCKLSDAVCRDLSEALKAAPALTELGLLHSRLSEAGLRLLSEGLAWPQCQVQILRLQVPGLQGAFQYLVGILRQSPALTTLDLSGCQLPDSMVTYLCAVLQHPGCSLQTLSLTSMELNEGCIQEFRAVKIAKPDLVITHPALDSHSIPPTRFSSAL; this is translated from the exons ATGGAAGGGTCACAGCCCTCCTGCTTCAG CTCGGGTCCTGGAGCTGCTGCTGTGGCCCGCGAGCTGCTGCTGGCTGCACTGGAGGACCTCAGCCAGGAGCAGCTGAAGCGCTTCCGCCACAAGCTGCGGGACGCCCCGGCTAACCAACGCAGCATCCCGTGGGGGCGACTGGAGCATGCGGACGCCGTGGACCTCGCTGAGCATCTGACCCACTTCTACGGGCCGGAGCCCGCTCTGGACGTGGCCCGAAAGACCCTGAAGCGGGCAGACGTGCGCGATGTGGCAGCGAGACTCAAGGAGCAAAGACTGCAGC GGCTCGGCCGCAGCTCCTCAGCGCTGCTCTCCATGTCTG AGTACAAGAAGCGATACCGAGAGCACGTGCTGCGGGAGCACGCCAAGGTGAAGGAGAGGAACGCCCGTTCGGTGAAGATCAGCAAGCGCTTCACCAAGCTGCTCATCAAGCCCGAGAGCGCCGCAGCCGAGGAGGTGCTGGGGCTGGCGGAGGCCGTGGAGCGCGAGCGTGCCCGGCGCTCAGACACACACACCTTCAATCGGCTGTTCCGCCGCGACCCGGAAGGCCAGCGGCCGCTGACCGTGGTGCTGCAGGGCCCAGCGGGCATCGGCAAGACCATGGCGGCCAAGAAAATCCTGTACGACTGGGCGGCAGGCAAGCTCTACCAGGGCCAGGTGGACTTCGCCTTCTTCCTGCCGTGCGGCGAGCTGCTGGAACGGCCCGGCGCGCGCAGCCTGGCCGACCTGATCCTGGATCAATGCCCGGACCGCGGTGCGCCGGTGCAGCAGATTCTGGGGCATCCACAGCGGCTCCTCTTCATCCTGGACGGCGCGGACGAGCTTCCACTTTTGGACCCCCCCGAGGCCAGGCCTTGCACAGACCCCTTCGAGGCTACGAGTGGCGAGCGGGTGCTGGGAGGGCTGCTGAACAAGGCGCTGCTGCCCTCGGCCCGCCTCCTGGTGACCAGGCGTGCCACCGCCCCGAGGAGGCTGCAGGGCTGCCTGTGCTCGCCCCAATGCGCCGAGGTTTGCGGTTTCTCCAACAGGGACAAGAAGAAATACTTCTACAAGTTCTTCCAGGACGAGTGGAGGGCCGAACGCGCCTACCGCTTCGTGAAAGAGAACGAGACCTTGTTCGCGCTGTGCTTCGTGCCCTTTGTGTGCTGGATCGTATGCACCGTGCTGCACCAGCAGCTGGAGCTCTGCCAGGACTTGTCGCGCACCTCTAAGACCACCACGTCAGTGTACCTGCTTTACATTGCCAGCGAGCTGAGCTCCGCTCTCACTGTCAACGGGCCCCAGGTGCGGGAACAGCTGCGCAAGCTGTGCCACCTGGCCCGCGAGGGGGTCCTAGGGCATCGGGCTCAATTCGCCGAGAAGGACCTGGAGCGACTCCAGCTTCGCGGCTCCAAAGTCCAGAGACTGTTCCTTATCCAGAAAGAGCTGCCGGGCGTGCTGGAGACGGAGGTCACCTACCAGTTCATGGACCAGAGCTTCCAGGAGTTCTTCGCTGCACTGTCCTACCTGCTGGAGGAGGAGGGGTCTCCCTGGGCAGCGGCTGACGGACTTGGGACGCTCCTGCGTGGGGACGCGCAGCTGCGCGACCACCTCGTGCTCACCAGGCGCTTCCTCTTCGGACTCCTGAGCGCCGAGCGGATGCGTGATATTAAGCGCCACTTTGGCTGTGCGGTCTCAGAGCTAGTGAAGCAGGAAGCCCTGAAGTGGGTGCAGGGTCAGGGCTGCCCCCTGGCGGCACTAGAGAAGACCCAAGGGCTCGAGGATGTGGAAgagccagaggaggaggaggaagaggagctcaGCTACCCGCTGGAGCTGCTGTACTGTCTGTACGAGACCCAGGAGGACACCTTCGTGCGCCAGGCCCTGTGCAGCTTCCGGGAGCTGGTGCTGGAGCGCGTGCGCTTCAGCCGCATGGACATCGCTGTTCTGAGTTACTGCGTGAGGTGTTGCCCCACTGGACAGGCACTTCGGCTGGTCAGCTGCAGCCTGGCCGCTGtacaggagaagaaaaagaagagcctGGTGAAGCGGCTGCAGGGCAGCTTGGGTGGCAGCAG TTCTCGAACTACCACGAAACAACTCCCAGCCTCCCCACTTTGTCCACTCTTCCAGGCCATGACTGACCAACAGTGTGGTCTGCGCAGCCTCAC GCTGTCCCACTGCAAACTTTCGGATGCAGTCTGCAGAGACCTCTCTGAGGCTCTAAAGGCTGCCCCTGCCCTGACGGAGCTGGGCCTCCTCCACAGCCGGCTAAGTGAGGCTGGCCTGCGTTTGCTGAGCGAGGGCCTTGCCTGGCCCCAGTGCCAGGTCCAGATACTTAG GCTGCAGGTGCCTGGCCTCCAGGGAGCCTTCCAGTACCTGGTAGGCATCCTTCGGCAGAGCCCTGCCCTGACCACACTGGACCTCAGTGGCTGTCAGCTGCCTGACTCCATGGTGACCTACCTGTGTGCAGTCCTGCAGCACCCAGGATGCAGCCTGCAGACCCTCag CCTGACCTCCATGGAGCTGAATGAAGGGTGCATACAGGAGTTTCGGGCTGTGAAGATAGCAAAGCCAGATCTGGTCATCACACACCCAGCATTGGACAGCCACTCTATACCTCCCACAAGATTCAGCAGTGCCCTCTGA